In a single window of the Prevotella melaninogenica genome:
- a CDS encoding bifunctional response regulator/alkaline phosphatase family protein, which yields MSNGLLLWVDDEIELLKAHIIFLEKKGYEVVTVSNGIDAIDQCQAQTFDLVLLDEQMPGLSGLETLQHIKEIQPATPIVMVTKSEEEDIMNQAIGAKIADYLIKPVNPNQILLTLKKNIHQKEIVTEVTQSGYQQNYQQIAMQIADCRTFNDWKEVYRKLVHWELELSSADSNMTEMLKMQKEEANNGFAKYIAKNYLDWVAPQDNKINNSFSKLAGQKKQQTNNADNRPLLSTDIFKSKVFPLIDKGEKVFLIVIDNFRLDQWRILSKEIGDMFDIEEDLYMSILPTATQYARNAIFSGLMPKQIATMFPELWVDEDEEEGKNLNEEPLIQTQIERYRRHDKFSYHKINDSTGADKFMQQYKNLAQNDLNVLVVNFVDMLSHARTEMKMIRELASNESAYRSITLSWFQHSVLADVFKELAQSDYKVIITTDHGSIRTTNPVKIIGDRNTNTNLRYKLGKSLNYDARQVFAIKNPHLAQLPAPNLSTSYVFATGDSFFAYPNNYNYYVSYYKDTFQHGGISMEEMIVPLATLSPRKR from the coding sequence ATGAGCAATGGATTGTTACTTTGGGTAGATGATGAGATTGAGTTGTTAAAGGCTCATATCATCTTCCTTGAGAAGAAAGGATACGAAGTCGTAACGGTCAGCAATGGCATAGATGCCATTGACCAATGCCAAGCACAAACATTCGATCTTGTCCTTTTGGACGAGCAGATGCCTGGTTTATCTGGTTTAGAAACGTTGCAACACATTAAGGAGATTCAACCTGCCACACCCATCGTTATGGTAACGAAGAGTGAGGAGGAAGACATTATGAACCAGGCTATCGGTGCGAAGATTGCCGATTACCTTATTAAGCCTGTCAACCCTAACCAGATTCTCCTTACACTGAAGAAGAATATCCACCAAAAGGAGATTGTCACGGAAGTAACCCAAAGCGGTTATCAACAGAACTACCAGCAAATTGCCATGCAGATAGCCGACTGCCGAACATTCAATGATTGGAAGGAAGTTTATCGGAAGCTTGTACATTGGGAACTGGAACTAAGCAGTGCAGATAGCAATATGACCGAGATGTTGAAGATGCAGAAGGAAGAAGCCAACAATGGTTTTGCTAAATATATTGCGAAGAACTATCTTGACTGGGTCGCACCACAAGACAATAAGATAAACAATAGCTTCTCTAAGCTGGCTGGACAGAAGAAGCAGCAGACTAACAACGCTGATAATCGTCCGTTGCTTAGTACTGATATCTTCAAAAGCAAGGTATTCCCACTCATTGATAAAGGTGAGAAGGTATTCCTCATCGTCATTGATAACTTCCGACTCGATCAATGGCGTATTCTCTCAAAAGAGATTGGCGACATGTTTGACATTGAAGAAGATCTCTACATGAGTATTCTTCCAACTGCCACACAGTATGCCCGCAACGCTATCTTCAGTGGTCTTATGCCAAAGCAGATAGCAACAATGTTCCCTGAACTGTGGGTAGATGAAGATGAAGAAGAAGGTAAAAACCTCAACGAGGAACCTCTCATTCAGACACAGATAGAACGCTATCGTCGTCATGACAAGTTCTCTTATCATAAGATTAACGACTCTACCGGTGCAGACAAGTTCATGCAGCAATATAAGAACCTTGCGCAGAACGACCTCAATGTACTTGTAGTAAACTTCGTCGACATGCTTTCTCACGCCCGTACAGAGATGAAAATGATACGCGAATTAGCAAGCAACGAGAGCGCATATCGTTCTATCACGCTTAGTTGGTTCCAACATAGCGTATTGGCAGATGTATTCAAAGAGTTGGCACAGTCTGACTATAAGGTCATCATTACAACCGATCACGGCTCTATTCGCACGACAAATCCTGTCAAGATTATCGGTGACCGCAATACGAATACCAACCTGCGTTATAAGTTAGGAAAGAGCCTCAACTACGATGCACGTCAGGTATTCGCTATCAAGAATCCTCACCTTGCACAGCTGCCAGCACCAAACCTCAGTACAAGCTATGTCTTTGCTACTGGCGACTCGTTCTTTGCTTATCCGAATAATTATAACTATTACGTTTCTTACTATAAAGATACTTTCCAGCACGGAGGTATCTCTATGGAAGAGATGATTGTGCCATTGGCAACGCTTAGTCCGAGAAAGAGATAA
- a CDS encoding tetratricopeptide repeat protein, whose protein sequence is MKKRILRHIILSLLAISVLTIISCSTKNNTSQTRWWHAFNTRYNVYYNGAQAYIDGSLEKEKGNKDNFTELIPLYTVGNKNSRDIGKGNFDRAIEKAEKAIAKHSIKKRPEWTKSRRKTEKDIEWLSRREYNPFLWKAWMLMGRSQFHKGAFEEAAATFAYMSRIYKGQPAIYGKARAWLAKCYIEQDWLYDAEDIIRNMQRDSLDWRAVKEWDYTYADYYLHSGELEKAVPYLQKVIKHEMRKKQKARELYLLGQVLASLGRNEEAYKTFQRVIRTNPPYELEFNARIAQTEVTAKGQTKKMISKLKQMAASDNNKEYLDQVYYAMGNIHLAARDTLAAINAYEQGNKKATRSGIEKGVLLLHLGDLYWEKERFGDAKRCYGEAIGLLDKDRKDYEQLSERSKILDELAPYTDAVQLQDSLQYLAKCSEQERNAAIDRVITALKKKEKEERDLQTALNNGQQQGMDGDFGNNNLGTPKPINNRQQQGSTWYFYNPTAVQQGKTTFQQLWGKRENVDNWQRINQSVVGRVGNTNMPIELTEQQRDSIMRAEARQDSIKQAADSLKNDPHKREYYLSQIPFTAEQLEASNKILEDGLHHSGVIFKDRLDNLRLAEKALRRVSDSYPDYEQMDDVYYHLYLLYMRKNEPQVAENYVTRLSQKFPKSKWTALLTDPYYKQNLRFGVQIEDSLYAATYEAFKQGRYSEVAGNTRISDSRFPMGANRDKFLFIGGLGKLNNGDPTGCVNDMKEVVKNYPSSRISEMAGMIVNGVQAGKKLRGGKFDLDDIWNYRANVMKDSDSIQQAKLSSERDIDFKFLLVYHPDSLKENKLLFELARFNFTNFLVRNFEIEIEDLNGLHQMQVSGFRSFDEAYQYARQLFASQAVAQQMGKSTKGIIISDKNLKLIGTTYSYKDYEAFYAKHFAPLVVTQRYLLSEPAEVATPRERDIQQEIEQKHANDPDLYPDTQDVPVDNTMTIPLEEAKPTKTEQKVIEQNTNTFEIPVEDKKPIVEDKKPATEKKPVIEEKKPIMEEKKPILDDNSTYFIPEEEPAKPTTPMTPAKPTVPTSPNKTAKPVVPAKPTTPVAPAKTTKPVATDKSAKPTTAKPQQPATQKPQATPTPKKKVSDDGPIIYFGDEVPQQNKTNNKNNKKNQPIQNNIEDEYYDLEGF, encoded by the coding sequence GTGAAGAAAAGAATATTAAGACATATTATCCTCTCTCTGTTGGCAATCAGTGTACTAACTATAATCAGTTGCTCAACAAAGAATAACACCTCGCAAACGCGCTGGTGGCATGCCTTCAATACACGCTATAATGTCTACTATAACGGTGCACAAGCTTATATTGATGGCTCATTGGAGAAGGAGAAGGGAAATAAAGATAACTTCACTGAACTCATTCCACTCTATACTGTCGGCAATAAGAATAGTCGTGATATTGGAAAGGGCAACTTTGATAGAGCGATAGAAAAGGCAGAGAAGGCTATTGCAAAGCATAGTATCAAGAAAAGACCGGAGTGGACAAAGAGTAGACGAAAGACTGAAAAGGACATAGAATGGCTATCACGCCGTGAGTATAACCCCTTCCTATGGAAAGCGTGGATGCTCATGGGACGTTCACAATTCCACAAAGGAGCCTTTGAGGAAGCGGCTGCAACCTTTGCTTATATGAGTCGTATCTACAAAGGACAACCTGCTATTTATGGAAAAGCAAGGGCTTGGTTGGCTAAGTGTTACATAGAACAAGACTGGCTCTATGACGCAGAGGATATCATCCGTAATATGCAACGCGACTCTTTGGACTGGCGAGCTGTGAAAGAATGGGACTATACTTATGCTGATTATTACCTCCACTCAGGTGAGTTGGAAAAGGCTGTTCCTTATCTCCAAAAGGTTATCAAGCATGAAATGCGTAAGAAGCAGAAGGCTCGTGAACTGTATCTGCTTGGACAGGTATTGGCTTCACTTGGCAGAAATGAGGAAGCCTACAAGACTTTCCAACGTGTTATTCGCACCAATCCTCCCTACGAATTGGAGTTTAATGCACGTATTGCTCAGACAGAAGTTACCGCTAAGGGGCAGACCAAGAAGATGATTAGTAAGCTCAAGCAAATGGCTGCTTCGGACAATAACAAGGAGTATCTTGACCAAGTGTATTACGCAATGGGTAACATACACCTTGCTGCACGAGATACGCTTGCAGCTATTAATGCATACGAGCAAGGCAATAAGAAGGCTACAAGAAGTGGTATTGAGAAAGGCGTATTACTGCTCCACCTCGGTGATCTCTACTGGGAAAAAGAGCGCTTTGGAGATGCTAAACGATGCTATGGAGAAGCTATTGGATTGCTTGACAAGGACCGTAAAGACTACGAGCAACTATCTGAACGTTCTAAGATATTAGACGAGTTAGCTCCTTATACGGATGCTGTACAGCTCCAAGATTCGCTTCAGTATCTTGCAAAATGTTCTGAACAAGAGCGCAATGCTGCTATTGATCGTGTCATCACAGCACTCAAAAAGAAGGAAAAGGAAGAACGAGACTTGCAGACTGCATTGAATAATGGACAACAGCAAGGTATGGATGGCGACTTTGGAAATAATAACCTTGGGACGCCTAAGCCTATAAATAACAGACAACAGCAAGGAAGTACGTGGTATTTCTATAACCCAACAGCAGTTCAACAAGGTAAAACTACCTTCCAACAACTATGGGGTAAACGAGAGAATGTTGATAACTGGCAGCGCATTAATCAAAGTGTTGTGGGCAGAGTAGGCAATACCAATATGCCTATTGAACTTACGGAGCAACAAAGGGACTCTATCATGCGTGCTGAAGCACGTCAGGATTCTATCAAACAAGCGGCTGATTCTCTCAAGAACGACCCCCATAAACGTGAGTATTATCTATCACAAATACCTTTCACTGCGGAACAGTTGGAGGCAAGTAACAAGATTCTCGAAGACGGATTGCACCATTCTGGCGTCATCTTTAAGGACAGACTTGACAACCTTCGGTTAGCAGAAAAGGCGTTGCGACGTGTGAGTGACAGCTATCCTGACTATGAACAGATGGATGATGTGTACTATCATCTCTATCTACTCTATATGCGTAAGAACGAACCACAGGTAGCAGAGAACTATGTTACACGCCTAAGTCAGAAGTTCCCAAAGAGCAAGTGGACTGCTCTCCTTACCGATCCGTACTACAAACAGAATCTTCGTTTTGGCGTACAGATAGAGGACTCTCTCTATGCAGCAACCTACGAAGCCTTCAAACAAGGCCGATATAGCGAGGTAGCTGGTAATACTCGCATCTCTGATTCACGCTTCCCAATGGGTGCAAACAGGGATAAGTTCCTCTTCATTGGAGGATTAGGTAAGTTGAACAATGGCGATCCTACGGGTTGTGTCAACGATATGAAGGAGGTTGTTAAGAACTATCCAAGCAGCCGAATCAGCGAGATGGCAGGTATGATTGTCAATGGTGTGCAAGCTGGTAAGAAACTGCGTGGCGGTAAGTTTGACCTTGACGACATCTGGAACTATCGTGCAAACGTAATGAAAGATAGCGATAGCATACAACAAGCTAAGCTTTCTTCAGAGCGTGACATAGACTTTAAGTTCCTGCTTGTCTACCATCCAGACTCCCTGAAGGAGAACAAGTTGCTATTTGAATTGGCACGATTCAACTTCACAAACTTCCTCGTTCGTAACTTTGAAATTGAGATAGAAGACCTCAATGGTTTACATCAAATGCAGGTATCGGGCTTCCGTAGCTTTGATGAGGCTTATCAATATGCACGCCAACTATTTGCATCACAGGCTGTAGCACAGCAAATGGGTAAGAGTACCAAGGGCATCATTATCAGCGATAAGAACCTTAAACTGATAGGAACAACCTATAGTTACAAGGACTACGAGGCATTCTATGCAAAGCATTTTGCCCCATTAGTAGTGACACAAAGATACTTACTTAGTGAGCCTGCTGAGGTTGCAACACCGCGTGAACGTGACATACAGCAAGAGATTGAACAGAAACATGCAAATGATCCTGACCTCTATCCTGATACACAAGACGTACCTGTTGACAACACGATGACTATCCCATTGGAGGAAGCCAAGCCAACAAAGACAGAACAAAAGGTGATTGAACAGAACACTAACACCTTTGAGATTCCAGTAGAGGATAAGAAGCCTATTGTAGAAGATAAGAAACCTGCAACTGAGAAAAAGCCAGTAATAGAAGAAAAGAAGCCTATAATGGAGGAGAAAAAGCCTATACTGGACGACAATAGCACCTACTTCATACCAGAGGAGGAACCTGCAAAGCCAACTACTCCTATGACACCAGCTAAGCCTACAGTACCAACGAGTCCTAACAAGACGGCTAAGCCTGTTGTACCAGCTAAGCCTACAACTCCAGTAGCACCTGCAAAAACAACAAAGCCAGTGGCTACGGACAAGTCTGCTAAGCCTACAACAGCAAAGCCTCAACAGCCTGCTACGCAGAAGCCACAGGCTACACCTACACCAAAGAAGAAGGTTTCGGATGACGGTCCGATAATCTACTTTGGTGATGAAGTTCCTCAACAGAACAAGACAAACAACAAAAATAATAAAAAGAACCAACCCATCCAGAACAATATCGAAGATGAATACTACGATTTGGAAGGGTTCTAA